One window from the genome of Podospora pseudocomata strain CBS 415.72m chromosome 1 map unlocalized CBS415.72m_1.2, whole genome shotgun sequence encodes:
- the UBR1 gene encoding E3 ubiquitin-protein ligase ubr1 (COG:O; EggNog:ENOG503NU3X) — protein MADMMSTQEQQLCQVLRNLPYRHRCRYSEDAARDLLKDLFWSMAGGRDDYMELFFPTGGPTRPDGTLKMRDAQGAIEGAEYTEAARGKACGHIFKQGEASYACRTCSADDTCCLCSKCFDATDHTGHMVRINISPGNSGCCDCGDAEAWKRPVFCTIHSVWEGEDKGKGKANTGAPEDLLASIRMTIGRVFDYMCDVISCSPEQLRQAKTVESIERDEVNSRLSSTYCGGDTTRPEEWCVLLWNDEKHTVTDVQDQVARACGTTLATGLAKAYETDGIGRSLLMYDQSIEKLIEVAEVLERIRVTVTIRSARDTFREQMVSTMVDWLRDISGCSVGNDHNILRQVVCEEMLKPWRRGSRATHANVGQDGMDDEEMTERQYFEEDEFYAQQIRIMVQARAAARVGEPIDDSDDDDDGIDLDEEEFEHALGSDMEENGDDDGDVMMIDTRTEGGDIPMQDWRQDNALEDDEATVAGYPPPPPPPPPVPAPRRTARERELTPSDSDTAEPLIAPTVSFKPRLDIPKTPGNNKTGESAPAPGSYWLATPTGYVEEEGIPVAEDLFERVRLDWMILFDLRMWKKVRNDLRSLYISTVVTIPEFKRILGLRFAGLYTTLAQLYLIGDREPDHSIINISLQMLTTPSITAEVVERGNFLTNLMAILYTFLTTRQVGHPWDVDSSAVLAFDTGSVTNRRMYHFFLDLKYLFGSPNVQERLRTEERYMMQFLDLVKLHQGICPNVRAVGEHVEYETDSWISASLVTREINRLCRQFAESFRNVSEQEFVHVEKAIRLAAKSVIVNSIGAERSRFSGSEIKDEIRFKTLSDFEFDPAHNEIEVVKFVVEEQPISFHHALHYTLSWLIECGKAMPVEQLRALLTFTTQELTMKPRSMGKKVWPKREFTPEDYLMAAFDYPLRVCAWLAQMKAGMWVRNGLSLRHQAGTYRGVGQRDVSHHRDIFLLQTALVVCDPSRVLASIIDRFGMEKWVKGIFEQKTKSQDDGQHLDVVEDMIHLLIVLLSDKTSLVRNDEEKNPQIASMRRDLTHVLCFKPLSFSDICAKLPDKFQEQEDFHRILDEMATFKSPEGLTDVGLFELKPQHVEEVDPYIAHYNKNQREEAEMAWRKWIAKKTGKPIEDVVYEPKPRPVTSGVFAGLGKFTSTGMFAQIVYYSLLYALTYSKLTPGVPATRVESFLQVLLHLVLIAIAEDNVTDDEQEPEQPSFISIALNQQARHFVPEAPQSKTIVSLLNMMSSKEEYKGCHLKIELVLRRMRQKRPRGFEFACDRLGLSLDRMNTSSPAAASADEERERKKKAALDRQRRVMAQFQAQQKSFMENQQDIDWGEVDELEEDEHLPPAQEHRKFWKYPAGTCILCQEETDDRRLYGTFAYFTQSNILRQTDLQDPDFVREAFNTPDNLDRSVEDIRPFGVAGENRHKVQKVDQHGEVFEAERQCIGKGFPPNLSRPGPVAIGCGHIMHYGCFEAYYDSIIRRHSQQIARHPPEDTNRLEFVCPLCKALGNAFLPIIWKGQEESYPGPLVPEKSFSDFLNEQLHSAYYSLGAARPPDGVQDAFAAYTQTYMVTNLAEKSAQLLDDAWVHVGASSLPTASPYSETFSIVSAPETSGSRGATPEAHSSMRELVNVYRRLRDSLKKNGLRSRHQDNLPEADSAELFSSDVLARSVGFSISAVEIQQRGVEAEYGQTFLERIPEQVLTQLRILSETVTSFIAVGGLKENGENRIDTEYRADSERQHCQLFIRQYTDQETEHTRTPLADYPALLRQDLFVFLCESVFGVAHAQHFEIAHLVRLCYLAEIVKVTYQMARNMPFYQWFQHITRSKQTMSPSLARFVEFCDLIFHFDVAAEAQGGLSREDFTNGGFSQEGLDTLEGMYTFVKKYALTFLRKCVLLLHVKFGVDFNSRVSPQPELSELERLTEMLRLPSFDEMLSAFSAEDGPASGWPIPATKYLVEGWIKHSVVAPNSEDEEGLSAAALVSHPGIFELVGLPKNYDLLIEECTRRKCPTKGKDITDPTICLFCGEIFCGQAVCCAKDVKEGRKNSKVGGAQQHMWRCQKNIGLFINIRKCCVLYLSRKSGSFSHAPYIDRYGEVDFGLRFGRQLFLHQKRYDSMLRGLWLGHGVPSYIARKLEADINNGGWETI, from the exons GACGGACCATACGGGGCACATGGTTAGGATCAACATCTCGCCTGGAAACAGTGGGTGTTGTGACTGTGGAGATGCAGAGGCGTGGAAGAGGCCCGTGTTTTGCACGATACACTcggtgtgggagggggaggataaggggaaggggaaagcaAACACTGGAGCGCCGGAGgacctcctcgccagcaTCCGAATGACGATCGGCCGCGTCTTTGACTACATGTGCGATGTCATCTCGTGCTCCCCTGAGCAGCTCCGGCAAGCGAAGACGGTGGAGTCGATCGAGAGAGACGAGGTAAACTCTAGATTATCCTCAACATACTGCGGCGGGGACACAACGAGGCCAGAAGAATGGTGTGTACTTCTTTGGAACGACGAAAAGCATACGGTTACAGACGTTCAAGACCAGGTGGCGAGAGCATGCGGGACGACGCTGGCAACCGGCCTCGCAAAGGCCTACGAGACGGACGGCATCGGTAGAAGTCTGTTGATGTACGACCAAAGTATCGAAAAACTCATAGAAGTTGCCGAGGTTTTGGAAAGGATCAGGGTTACTGTCACAATTCGCTCAGCTCGAGACACGTTCCGAGAACAGATGGTCAGCACGATGGTGGATTGGCTAAGAGACATCTCGGGATGCAGCGTCGGCAACGACCACAACATTCTTAGGCAAGTTGTTTGTGAGGAGATGCTCAAACCATGGCGCCGAGGAAGTCGAGCTACACACGCCAATGTTGGACAGGACGGcatggatgacgaggagatgACTGAACGCCAATActttgaggaggacgagTTCTATGCCCAGCAAATAAGAATCATGGTGCAAGCTCGAGCTGCCGCTCGTGTGGGAGAGCCCATAGACGAttccgatgatgatgacgacggaATTGatctcgacgaggaggaattTGAGCACGCCCTTGGGAGTGATATGGAAGAGAACGGGGATGACGACGGCGATGTCATGATGATCGATACCAGGACAGAGGGCGGCGATATTCCCATGCAAGACTGGCGTCAAGACAACGCtttggaagatgatgaagctACAGTTGCTGGCtatccgccaccaccgccaccgcctcctccagttCCAGCTCCCAGACGAACTGCTCGGGAAAGGGAGCTCACTCCTTCGGATTCTGATACCGCAGAGCCGCTTATTGCTCCCACGGTGTCTTTCAAGCCTCGTCTCGACATACCCAAGACACcgggcaacaacaagaccgGAGAGTCAGCCCCAGCACCCGGTTCATACTGGCTTGCCACTCCCACAGGCTatgtggaagaagaaggaatcCCGGTTGCCGAGGACCTGTTTGAGAGGGTGCGGCTGGACTGGATGATTCTGTTCGACCTCAGGATGTGGAAGAAGGTTCGGAATGACCTGCGATCCTTGTACATCTCGACTGTGGTCACAATTCCCGAGTTTAAGCGCATCCTGGGTCTCCGGTTCGCCGGACTCTACACCACGCTTGCGCAGTTGTATCTCATCGGCGACCGCGAGCCGGAccattccatcatcaacatatCCTTACAAATGCTGACCACCCCGTCCATCACGGCCGAGGTCGTGGAGCGTGGCAACTTCTTGACAAACTTGATGGCCATCTTATACACCTTCCTGACGACTCGGCAAGTCGGGCACCCCTGGGATGTGGACTCCAGCGCTGTCTTGGCCTTCGACACTGGTTCCGTCACCAACCGCAGAATGTATCATTTCTTCCTTGATCTCAAGTATCTCTTTGGCTCCCCCAACGTCCAAGAGCGCCTTCGGACAGAGGAGCGGTACATGATGCAGTTCTTGGACCTCGTCAAACTGCACCAAGGCATCTGTCCTAACGTCAGGGCGGTGGGTGAGCACGTCGAGTACGAGACGGACAGCTGGATCAGCGCTTCGCTGGTCACTCGTGAAATCAACAGGCTATGCCGGCAGTTTGCCGAGTCTTTCCGGAATGTCAGTGAGCAGGAGTTTGTCCACGTGGAGAAAGCTATTCGCCTCGCGGCCAAGTCGGTCATTGTCAACTCCATTGGAGCTGAACGCAGCCGGTTCAGCGGATCGGAGATCAAGGATGAAATTCGGTTCAAGACACTCAGCGACTTTGAGTTTGACCCGGCACACAACGAGATCGAGGTGGTCaagtttgttgttgaggagcaGCCGATAAGTTTCCACCATGCGCTTCACTACACTCTGTCTTGGTTGATCGAATGTGGCAAGGCTATGCCGGTGGAACAGCTCAGGGCACTCTTGACTTTCACCACGCAGGAGCTTACTATGAAGCCTCGCTCCATGGGCAAGAAGGTGTGGCCAAAGCGAGAGTTTACTCCCGAGGACTACCTCATGGCTGCCTTTGACTACCCGTTACGGGTGTGCGCGTGGCTTGCTCAGATGAAGGCGGGCATGTGGGTCAGGAACGGGTTGAGCTTGCGTCACCAAGCTGGAACATACCGCGGTGTTGGTCAGAGAGATGTGTCCCACCACCGCGATATCTTCTTGTTGCAGACGGCCTTGGTGGTTTGTGATCCCAGCCGCGTGCTGGCGTCTATCATCGATCGGTTCGGCATGGAGAAGTGGGTCAAGGGCATCTTTGAACAAAAGACCAAGAGTCAAGACGATGGTCAGCATCTGGATGTCGTGGAGGACATGATCCATCTTCTCATCGTTCTGCTCAGCGACAAAACGTCTCTGGTCCGCAATGATGAAGAGAAGAACCCTCAAATCGCTTCCATGCGCCGGGATCTGACTCACGTTCTGTGCTTCAAGCCGCTCTCATTCTCGGATATTTGCGCAAAGCTTCCTGATAAGTTCCAGGAGCAAGAAGACTTCCACCGGATACTGGATGAGATGGCCACCTTCAAATCTCCCGAGGGGCTGACTGACGTTGGACTCTTTGAACTCAAACCACAGCATGTCGAAGAGGTTGATCCATACATCGCCCACTACAACAAGAACCAAcgagaggaggcggagatggcCTGGCGCAAGTGGATTGCCAAGAAGACTGGCAAGCCCATTGAAGATGTTGTCTACGAACCCAAGCCTCGCCCTGTCACGTCGGGTGTGTTTGCCGGACTGGGCAAATTCACCAGCACCGGGATGTTTGCGCAGATTGTCTACTACTCGCTGCTGTATGCTCTCACATACTCGAAATTAACACCAGGAGTTCCTGCCACTCGAGTGGAATCCTTCTTGCAGGTTCTTCTGCACCTCGTCCTGATTGCCATCGCCGAGGACAATGTCACGGATGACGAGCAGGAGCCAGAGCAGCCTTCGTTTATCAGCATTGCCCTAAATCAGCAAGCTCGCCATTTCGTTCCCGAGGCACCACAGTCAAAGACAATTGTGTCTCTCCTGAACATGATGTCGTCCAAGGAGGAGTACAAGGGATGTCATCTGAAGATCGAGTTGGTGCTCCGGAGGATGCGCCAAAAGCGCCCACGGGGCTTTGAATTTGCCTGTGACCGTCTCGGTCTGTCGCTGGACCGCATGAACACATCGTCGCCTGCAGCCGCGTCAGCTGACGAGGAGCGGgagcgcaagaagaaggcggcgcTGGACCGACAGCGTCGAGTCATGGCGCAATTTCAGGCTCAGCAGAAGAGCTTCATGGAGAACCAGCAGGATATTGActggggagaggtggatgAGCTCGAGGAAGATGAGCATCTTCCGCCGGCTCAGGAGCACCGCAAGTTCTGGAAATACCCAGCAGGAACTTGCATCTTGTGCCAGGAAGAGACGGATGACCGGCGGTTGTATGGCACGTTTGCGTATTTCACACAGAGTAACATCCTGAGGCAGACTGATCTCCAGGATCCTGACTTTGTGAGGGAGGCTTTCAACACGCCTGACAATCTTGATCGGTCAGTGGAGGATATTCGTCCGTTTGGTGTTGCCGGTGAGAACAGACACAAGGTTCAAAAGGTGGATCAGCACGGCGAGGTCTTTGAGGCAGAGCGGCAGTGCATTGGGAAGGGGTTCCCACCGAATCTGTCCCGGCCTGGTCCGGTAGCTATTGGTTGTGGCCACATTATGCACTATGGCTGTTTCGAGGCCTACTATGATTCCATCATTCGTCGACATAGTCAGCAGATTGCACGGCACCCACCTGAAGACACCAACAGGTTGGAATTTGTGTGTCCTTTGTGCAAGGCTCTCGGCAATGCGTTTCTTCCTATTATTTGGAAGGGACAGGAAGAGTCGTATCCTGGTCCGTTGGTGCCCGAGAAGTCCTTTTCTGATTTCCTTAACGAGCAACTGCACTCGGCGTACTATTCGCTCGGggctgctcggcctcctgaTGGTGTCCAAGACGCGTTTGCAGCGTACACACAGACGTACATGGTCACCAACCTGGCAGAGAAATCGGCGCAGCTGTTGGACGATGCCTGGGTTCATGTGGGTGCTTCGTCGTTGCCGACGGCAAGCCCTTATAGCGAGACTTTCAGTATCGTTTCTGCCCCAGAGACCAGTGGTAGTCGAGGTGCTACCCCTGAGGCCCACAGCAGCATGCGAGAGTTGGTCAACGTCTACCGTCGGCTTAGAGACAGCCTAAAGAAGAACGGTCTTCGCTCGCGCCACCAGGACAATCTTCCCGAGGCCGACAGTGCTGAGCTCTTTTCTAGTGATGTGCTCGCACGCTCGGTAGGGTTCTCGATTTCTGCCGTGGAAATTCAACAGCGTGGAGTTGAGGCCGAGTACGGTCAGACATTTTTGGAAAGAATCCCGGAGCAGGTCCTCACTCAGCTGCGTATCCTCAGCGAGACGGTCACCTCGTTTATCGCCGTCGGTGGCTTGAAGGAGAATGGAGAAAACCGCATCGACACTGAGTACCGTGCCGACAGTGAACGCCAGCACTGCCAACTCTTCATCAGACAGTACACCGACCAAGAAACCGAGCACACACGCACCCCCTTGGCGGATTATCCCGCGCTCCTCAGACAAGACCTCTTTGTCTTTCTTTGTGAAAGCGTCTTTGGCGTAGCCCACGCGCAGCACTTTGAAATAGCCCACCTCGTCCGCTTGTGCTACCTGGCCGAGATTGTCAAGGTGACGTACCAAATGGCGCGCAACATGCCCTTTTACCAGTGGTTCCAGCACATCACGCGCAGCAAGCAGACCATGTCCCCCTCCCTGGCGAGGTTTGTCGAATTTTGCGACCTCATCTTCCACTTTGACGTCGCGGCTGAGGCGCAAGGGGGTTTGTCCAGGGAAGACTTCACCAACGGGGGGTTCTCCCAGGAGGGTCTGGACACCCTGGAGGGCATGTACACGTTTGTCAAGAAGTACGCCTTGACCTTTTTGAGAAAGTGCGTCCTGCTGCTGCACGTCAAGTTTGGAGTTGATTTCAACTCGAGGGTTTCGCCCCAGCCGGAACTGTCGGAGCTGGAAAGACTGACTGAAATGCTCCGCCTGCCTAGCTTTGACGAGATGCTCAGCGCTTTTAGTGCTGAAGACGGGCCGGCAAGCGGGTGGCCGATTCCGGCGACGAAGTACTTGGTTGAGGGGTGGATCAAGCACAGTGTTGTTGCGCCCAACtcggaggacgaggaagggCTGTCAGCGGCGGCGCTGGTGAGCCACCCTGGCATTTTTGAGCTGGTGGGCTTGCCAAAGAATTATGACCTTTTGATCGAGGAGTGCACGCGCAGGAAATGTCCGACAAAGGGGAAGGACATTACGGACCCGACGATTTGTCTGTTTTGCGGGGAGATTTTTTGCGGGCAGGCGGTGTGCTGTGCGAAGGATGtcaaggaggggaggaagaacaGTAAGGTTGGGGGGGCACAGCAGCATATGTGGAG GTGCCAAAAGAATATCGGGCTGTTTATCAATATCCGCAAGTGCTGCGTCTTGTACCTGTCCAGGAAGTCGGGCAGCTTCAGCCACGCACCGTATATCGACCGGTATGGCGAGGTGGACTTTGGGCTGAGGTTTGGGCGGCAGCTGTTTTTGCATCAGAAGAGGTATGATAGCAtgctgagggggttgtggttggggcaCGGGGTGCCGAGTTATATCgcgaggaagctggaggcgGATATCAATaatggggggtgggagacgATTTAG
- the RRD2 gene encoding Serine/threonine-protein phosphatase 2A activator 2 (COG:O; EggNog:ENOG503NXCW) → MSSSTPPAGAAVGTGPQPESTSTSGKPSPGPNPAPSIPNLLARKPKLDEARRRRQPESGSLQPVPETPPLPPLPDLSTVKFQTPTRRILTPQDHKLFLASPTYTLVVSFIFHLSESVTDKPISSVSASTVTPTVQALLDILTEIEELCRSTPPDDTTGSRFGNKTFRTFLDKVKSRTPHFLSLLNLPPQHANDASLELSTYLHHSFGNATRIDYGSGHELNFFLFLLCLRLLSLLPEPTFPSLVLLVFPKYLELMRLVQLTYYLEPAGSHGVWGLDDYQFLPFLFGASQLLHHDFLTPKSIHQTLSLEQFGPEYLYHNQVAFVNSTKTVQGLRWHSPMLDDISAAKSWTKIEGGMRKMFVNEVLGKLPVMQHFLFGGLIPATEEMGKLAEEQPELTEEEIENGKLVIFDDTEGKRHVHQQAVGWGDCCGIKVPSSLAAAEEMRKRGVMGGGQLRRIPFD, encoded by the coding sequence ATGTCATCTTCAACCCCACCAGCTGGAGCAGCCGTTGGAACCGGACCCCAGCCGGAGTCGACGTCAACCTCCGGGAAGCCAAGCCCGGGCCCGAATCCGGCGCCTAGCATCCCTAACCTCCTGGCCCGTAAACCAAAACTGGACGAGgctcgccggcgccggcaacCCGAATCCGGCAGTCTCCAACCCGTGCCGGAAACCCCGCCTCTACCTCCTCTACCAGACTTGTCAACTGTCAAATTCCAGACACCCACTCGCCGCATCCTCACTCCCCAAGATCACAAGCTGTTTCTTGCCTCCCCAACTTACACGTTGGTggtctccttcatcttccacCTCTCCGAATCCGTGACCGACAAACCCATTTCATCTGTCTCTGCTTCCACCGTCACACCCACCGTCCAAGCCCTCCTGGACATCCTCACCGAGATCGAAGAGCTCTGCCGTTCCACCCCCCCAGACGACACCACCGGCTCCCGCTTCGGCAACAAAACCTTCCGCACCTTTCTCGATAAAGTCAAATCCCGCACCCCtcacttcctctccctcctcaacctcccaccccaacacGCCAACGATGCCAGCCTCGAGCTCTCCACCTACCTCCACCACTCCTTCGGCAACGCAACAAGGATAGACTACGGCTCCGGCCACGAGCtcaacttcttcctcttcctcctctgcctccgcctcctctccctcctcccagaacCCACATTTCCctccctggtcctcctcgtcttcccaaAGTACCTCGAGCTCATGCGCCTCGTCCAGCTAACCTACTACCTCGAACCCGCCGGCTCCCACGGCGTCTGGGGCCTAGACGACTACCaattcctccccttcctctttggcgcctcccagctcctccaccacgacttcctcacccccaaatccaTCCACCAGACTTTGTCCCTCGAACAATTCGGCCCGGAATACCTCTACCACAACCAAGTAGCCTTTGTCAACTCGACCAAGACGGTCCAAGGGTTGAGGTGGCACTCCCCCATGCTGGATGACATTTCTGCCGCGAAATCCTGGACAAAGATTGAGGGCGGGATGAGAAAGATGTTTGTGAATGAGGTGCTGGGAAAGTTACCGGTGATGCAGCACtttttgtttggggggttgatcccggcgacggaggagatggggaagCTGGCTGAGGAGCAGCCTGAGTtgacagaggaggagattgagaatGGGAAGCTGGTGATTTTTGATGATACAGAGGGCAAGAGGCATGTGCATCAGCAGGCGGTCGGGTGGGGGGATTGCTGCGGAATCAAGGTGCCGAGCtcgctggcggcggcggaggagatgaggaaacggggggtgatgggtgggggGCAGTTGAGGAGGATACCTTTTGATTAG
- the RRP46 gene encoding exosome non-catalytic core subunit rrp46 (EggNog:ENOG503P261; COG:J), producing MTVSTTSTAPAAALGVLPRADGSAKYSYAGYTVTASVNGPIEAQRRDEHPYEAHVDVIVRPAAGVGGTRERHLESILQSSFSQIILVKNFPRSLIQIVLQVEDSPENDYVNTKLVQASLNFSIMPALFQTAVLALLSAGVPIRATATATAVAIVPQDGTKRSVVDPSPRDVEIAQSVHVLAFTSHDELLLAESEGDFTVKEWDDVYETAKDVCCRPVPTKEGMEMVLDDEHTNGPDLRHFLRSTMENKVASDLHWK from the exons ATGACAGTATCAACAACATCGACAGCCCCGGCAGCCGCTCTCGGCGTGCTCCCAAGAGCCGACGGGTCTGCAAAATATTCATATGCCGGATACACAGTCACGGCCTCAGTTAATGGACCCATCGAAGCTCAGCGAAGAGATGAGCATCCCTATGAGGCACACGTTGACGTTATCGTACGACCGGCCGCAGGGGTCGGAG GCACAAGAGAACGTCACCTCGAGTCCATCCTCCAATCCTCATTCTCACAGATCATTCTCGTCAAGAACTTCCCTCGCTCTCTCATCCAGATTGTCCTCCAAGTCGAGGACTCGCCAGAAAACGACTATGTGAACACCAAGCTTGTTCAGGCCAGCCTG AACTTTTCCATCATGCCAGCCCTGTTTCAAACAGCTGTTCTCGCGCTCTTGTCAGCAGGTGTACCCATCAGGGCaacggcgacggcgacggctGTTGCTATTGTTCCCCAGGATGGTACCAAGAGAAGTGTGGTTGATCCATCACCACGAGATGTCGAGATTGCCCAGTCCGTCCATGTGCTGGCTTTTACGTCTCACGATGAGCTGTTGCTTGCTGAGAGTGAAGGAGACTTTACTGTCAAGGAATGGGATGATGTCTACGAAACGGCCAAGGACGTATGTTGTCGCCCAGTACCGACCAAGGAAGGGATGGAAATGGTGCTCGACGACGAACACACCAACGGCCCGGATCTGCGCCACTTCTTGCGGTCTACCATGGAGAACAAGGTGGCATCTGATCTCCATTGGAAGTGA